In a single window of the Candidatus Methanomethylicota archaeon genome:
- the cas4 gene encoding CRISPR-associated protein Cas4: MSEDELIHLIPVTWIKQYYFCPRIIYYLGVLGYSERLTESMIEGKEFHLLEEKKAKRRKSVAGERKEQAKSVWSRLLITSEKLGLYGIVDEVYEINNGLVIVENKFMKSPKKPYPSHVYQAVAYAMLAEEKIGKIVRKIIIKYVKDGKTFEIPLTEDLKKHVQWTVSRIKSIIEKEKLPRGNYKKCKNCGFIKICGKI; encoded by the coding sequence TTGTCTGAAGATGAACTTATACATCTTATACCAGTTACATGGATTAAACAGTATTACTTCTGTCCAAGAATAATTTATTACTTAGGTGTTTTAGGCTATAGTGAAAGATTAACTGAAAGCATGATTGAAGGAAAAGAATTCCATTTATTAGAAGAGAAAAAAGCAAAACGTAGGAAAAGTGTTGCTGGTGAAAGAAAAGAACAAGCTAAATCAGTTTGGAGTAGACTATTAATAACATCAGAAAAACTTGGGTTATATGGTATAGTTGATGAAGTATATGAAATAAATAATGGATTAGTTATAGTAGAAAATAAATTCATGAAATCTCCTAAAAAGCCATATCCTAGTCATGTTTATCAAGCAGTAGCATATGCTATGTTAGCAGAAGAAAAAATTGGAAAAATTGTCAGAAAGATTATAATAAAGTATGTAAAAGATGGTAAAACATTTGAAATACCATTAACAGAAGATTTAAAAAAACATGTTCAATGGACAGTTTCAAGAATAAAATCAATAATTGAAAAAGAAAAACTTCCAAGAGGTAATTATAAAAAATGTAAAAATTGTGGTTTCATAAAAATATGTGGTAAAATATGA
- the cas2 gene encoding CRISPR-associated endonuclease Cas2, whose product MQTLVVYDISNDDIRLKISDTCKRFGLTRIQRSTFLGYLTSMRRKELITVLRRILGDADGNIQVFVICKADLALREVLGKPFEEYAKDELIV is encoded by the coding sequence TTGCAAACACTTGTTGTATATGATATAAGCAATGATGATATTAGACTTAAGATAAGTGATACATGTAAAAGATTTGGATTAACTAGAATTCAAAGAAGTACATTTCTAGGATACTTAACAAGTATGCGCAGAAAAGAATTGATAACAGTGTTAAGAAGAATACTTGGAGATGCTGATGGAAATATTCAAGTATTTGTCATATGTAAAGCTGATTTAGCTCTAAGAGAAGTTTTAGGAAAACCCTTTGAGGAATATGCAAAAGATGAATTAATAGTATAA
- the cas1 gene encoding CRISPR-associated endonuclease Cas1 has product MKRLIINEPGLFIGVKKEMIVVKRKNEKILEISPLNISQIVILTRGATISSALMRLLTKYKVDLIIYSSSGFPIAKLSSTRISGSIKLRKEQYKAQDLPIGAYLTKRFAWAKVVNQKSLLREASRNRSNIELSKKLLEMSKSISNIATMIDNIEGNNANSIRSEVMRLEAEAAKIYWQGFKLLLPEGIDFPGRRKKFENPEDPVNIMLNFCYGLLASEVLLAIEASGLDPFAGFLHIDSPRRPALVMDIMEEFRQPIVDRVVLRLISSIKDSKSIIEERRLKRDFRFQIVKAFSERLSETLTFHGRSLPLSSHIFLQPKRLANFILGRENNYIPFTLR; this is encoded by the coding sequence ATGAAACGTTTAATCATAAATGAACCTGGATTATTTATTGGTGTTAAAAAAGAAATGATTGTTGTTAAAAGAAAAAATGAAAAAATTTTGGAAATTTCTCCATTAAACATAAGTCAGATTGTAATATTAACACGTGGAGCTACCATCTCCTCTGCTCTTATGAGACTTCTTACTAAATATAAAGTAGATTTGATAATATATTCTAGCTCAGGTTTTCCAATTGCTAAACTCTCAAGTACAAGAATTAGTGGATCAATTAAATTAAGAAAAGAACAATATAAAGCTCAAGATTTGCCTATTGGTGCTTATCTTACTAAAAGATTTGCTTGGGCTAAAGTTGTTAATCAAAAATCTCTTTTACGTGAAGCTAGTAGAAATAGAAGTAATATAGAATTATCTAAAAAATTACTTGAAATGTCTAAGTCAATTTCTAATATAGCTACAATGATAGATAATATTGAAGGAAATAATGCTAATTCTATTAGGAGTGAAGTTATGAGACTTGAAGCTGAGGCTGCGAAAATATATTGGCAAGGTTTTAAGCTTTTACTACCAGAAGGGATAGATTTTCCAGGTAGAAGAAAAAAGTTTGAGAATCCTGAAGATCCAGTTAATATTATGCTTAATTTTTGTTATGGACTTTTAGCTTCTGAAGTTTTGTTAGCTATTGAAGCAAGTGGACTTGATCCATTTGCTGGTTTTTTACATATTGATTCTCCTAGAAGACCTGCACTTGTAATGGATATTATGGAAGAATTTAGACAACCCATTGTTGATAGAGTAGTTTTAAGATTAATTTCAAGTATTAAAGATTCAAAATCAATAATTGAAGAAAGAAGACTAAAAAGAGATTTTCGATTTCAAATTGTAAAAGCTTTTTCTGAAAGATTATCTGAGACTCTAACTTTTCATGGAAGATCTTTACCATTATCAAGTCATATTTTTCTACAACCAAAGAGACTTGCTAATTTTATTCTTGGAAGAGAAAACAATTATATACCATTTACATTAAGGTGA